A genomic region of Gossypium hirsutum isolate 1008001.06 chromosome D01, Gossypium_hirsutum_v2.1, whole genome shotgun sequence contains the following coding sequences:
- the LOC121213559 gene encoding uncharacterized protein — MVVNRQLARSMNVEIYSRRLETFRVTENIGRRPRSYGVDLRNRWYECRKFETLHYPCAHVVAVCARVNLDAEQYVDDVYTLKRTLRVWENEFPVLPDLSTWEVLPITFELLPDRGLRRNPRGRPQSSRIRNEMDIREKSDEKRCGICRLSGHSRNK; from the coding sequence ATGGTCGTAAACCGTCAGTTGGCGAGGTCAATGAACGTGGAAATATATTCACGACGACTGGAAACGTTTCGAGTTACAGAGAACATCGGTCGTCGacctaggtcctacggagttgatctccgGAACAGATGGTACGAGTGCAGGAAGTtcgaaacacttcattatccctgTGCGCATGTCGTGGCAGTGTGTGCTAGAGTCAACCTTGATGCTGAACAAtatgtcgatgatgtgtacacgcTGAAGCGCACATTGCGTGTCTGGGAGAATGAGTTCCCCGTCCTACCGGACCTATCTACGTGGGAGGTGCTGCCGATCACTTTCGAGCTTCTCCCAGACAGAGGGCTAAGGAGGAATCCAAGGGGTCGTCCACAGTCAAGCAGAATCCGTAATGAGATGGACATTAGGGAAAAATCTGACGAAAAGCGTTGTGGAATATGCAGGTTAAGTGGTCATAGCCGGAATAAATAG